A genome region from Populus alba chromosome 5, ASM523922v2, whole genome shotgun sequence includes the following:
- the LOC118045738 gene encoding WD40 repeat-containing protein HOS15 isoform X3 yields the protein MTSITSVELNYLVFRYLQESGFTHSAFALGYEGGINKCTIDGNMIPPGALITFVQKGLQYLEMEANLTCQSDADVDEDFSFLQPLDLITKDVNELQQIIKEKKKNLHKDREKEKEKEKDKDRDKDKEFEREHERECARVREKERHEREKEKEKDRERLESEKERDKQLEDNSDRRMVTDAEDKHEENEFFEGPEPMDISITSTSQTCEIPSSDVMILEGHTSEVCACAWSPIGPLLASGSGDSTARIWTITEGTSRSGVHNDSLNVLVLKHVKGRTNEKSKDVTTLDWNGEGTLLATGSYDGQARIWSTDGELKTTLSKHKGPIFTLKWNKKGDYLLTGSCDKTAIVWDVRAEEWKQQFEFHSGPTLDVDWRNNVSFATSSTDNMIYVCKVGETRPIKSFAGHQGEVNCVKWDPTGSLLASCSDDISAKIWSMKQDKYAHDLREHSKEIYTIRWSPTGPGTNNPNQQLVLASASFDSTVKLWDVEFGKLLSSLNGHREPVYSVAFSPNGEYLASGSLDRCINIWSLKEGKIVKTYTGNGGIFEVCWNKEGDKIAACFANNTVCVLDFRM from the exons ATGACTTCCATCACCTCAGTGGAATTGAATTACCTTGTTTTCCGCTACCTTCAAGAGTCAG GTTTTACACATTCAGCTTTTGCCTTAGGATATGAAGGTGGAATTAACAAGTGCACCATAGATGGCAATATGATTCCACCTGGTGCTCTCATTACATTTGTACAAAAGGGACTTCAGTACTTGGAAATGGAGGCGAATTTGA CTTGCCAGAGTGATGCAGATGTTGATGAAGATTTCTCTTTTTTGCAACCTTTGGATCTTATCACAAAAGATGTGAATGAATTGCAGCAGAtcataaaagagaagaaaaaaaatctgcacaaggatagagagaaagaaaaagaaaaggaaaaagacaaGGACAGAGACAAAGATAAAGAGTTCGAAAGGGAACATGAAAGAGAATGTGCCCGAGTGAGAGAGAAGGAAAGGCATGAAagggaaaaggagaaagaaaaggatagagagaggttagaaagtgaaaaagagagagacaagCAGCTTGAGGATAACAGTGATAGAAGAATGGTCACTGATGCAGAAGATAAGcatgaagaaaatgaattttttgaaG GACCAGAGCCAATGGATATTTCTATAACATCAACATCTCAGACATGTGAAATTCCTAGTTCTGATGTGATGATTTTGGAAGGACATACTTCTGAG GTTTGTGCCTGTGCATGGAGTCCAATAGGACCACTTCTTGCATCGGG TTCTGGAGATTCCACAGCAAGAATTTGGACAATAACAGAGGGGACCTCTAGGTCTGGTGTGCATAATGATTCTCTAAATGTGCTGGTATTGAAGCATGTAAAGGGAAGGACAAATGAGAAAAGCAAAGATGTTACCACACTTGATTGGAAT GGCGAGGGAACATTACTTGCTACAGGCTCTTATGATGGGCAGGCAAGAATTTGGAGCACAGATG GTGAACTAAAGACAACATTGAGCAAGCATAAAGGACCCATATTTACTCTGAAGTGGAACAAGAAGGGGGATTATCTTCTAACTGGAAGCTGTGATAAAACAGCAATTGTGTGGGATGTTAGGGCTGAGGAATGGAAACAGCAGTTTGAGTTTCATTCAG GTCCTACACTTGATGTTGACTGGCGCAATAATGTTTCATTTGCAACAAGCTCCACTGACAATATGATATATGTATGCAAAGTTGGAGAAACACGCCCTATTAAATCTTTTGCTGGACATCAG GGTGAGGTTAATTGTGTCAAGTGGGATCCTACAGGTTCATTGTTGGCATCTTGCTCTGATGATATCAGTGCTAAG ATATGGAGCATGAAGCAGGACAAGTATGCTCATGATTTGAGGGAACATTCTAAG GAGATTTATACTATCAGATGGAGCCCCACTGGACCTGGAACAAACAATCCCAACCAGCAATTGGTGCTGGCGAG TGCATCATTTGACTCAACAGTGAAGTTATGGGATGTGGAATTTGGGAAACTTCTCAGCAGTTTGAATGGACACAG AGAGCCTGTGTATTCAGTTGCGTTTAGTCCTAATGGAGAGTATTTGGCAAGTGGATCTCTTGACAGATGCATCAACATCTGGTCATTGAAGGAAGGAAAGATTGTGAAAACATATACTGGCAATGGTGGAATATTTGAAGTTTGTTGGAACAAGGAAGGTGATAAAATTGCTGCCTGTTTTGCCAACAATACAGTTTGTGTTTTAGACTTCAGAATGTAA
- the LOC118045738 gene encoding WD40 repeat-containing protein HOS15 isoform X2, whose protein sequence is MTSITSVELNYLVFRYLQESGFTHSAFALGYEGGINKCTIDGNMIPPGALITFVQKGLQYLEMEANLSNSDADVDEDFSFLQPLDLITKDVNELQQIIKEKKKNLHKDREKEKEKEKDKDRDKDKEFEREHERECARVREKERHEREKEKEKDRERLESEKERDKQLEDNSDRRMVTDAEDKHEENEFFEVGPEPMDISITSTSQTCEIPSSDVMILEGHTSEVCACAWSPIGPLLASGSGDSTARIWTITEGTSRSGVHNDSLNVLVLKHVKGRTNEKSKDVTTLDWNGEGTLLATGSYDGQARIWSTDGELKTTLSKHKGPIFTLKWNKKGDYLLTGSCDKTAIVWDVRAEEWKQQFEFHSGPTLDVDWRNNVSFATSSTDNMIYVCKVGETRPIKSFAGHQGEVNCVKWDPTGSLLASCSDDISAKIWSMKQDKYAHDLREHSKEIYTIRWSPTGPGTNNPNQQLVLASASFDSTVKLWDVEFGKLLSSLNGHREPVYSVAFSPNGEYLASGSLDRCINIWSLKEGKIVKTYTGNGGIFEVCWNKEGDKIAACFANNTVCVLDFRM, encoded by the exons ATGACTTCCATCACCTCAGTGGAATTGAATTACCTTGTTTTCCGCTACCTTCAAGAGTCAG GTTTTACACATTCAGCTTTTGCCTTAGGATATGAAGGTGGAATTAACAAGTGCACCATAGATGGCAATATGATTCCACCTGGTGCTCTCATTACATTTGTACAAAAGGGACTTCAGTACTTGGAAATGGAGGCGAATTTGAGTAAT AGTGATGCAGATGTTGATGAAGATTTCTCTTTTTTGCAACCTTTGGATCTTATCACAAAAGATGTGAATGAATTGCAGCAGAtcataaaagagaagaaaaaaaatctgcacaaggatagagagaaagaaaaagaaaaggaaaaagacaaGGACAGAGACAAAGATAAAGAGTTCGAAAGGGAACATGAAAGAGAATGTGCCCGAGTGAGAGAGAAGGAAAGGCATGAAagggaaaaggagaaagaaaaggatagagagaggttagaaagtgaaaaagagagagacaagCAGCTTGAGGATAACAGTGATAGAAGAATGGTCACTGATGCAGAAGATAAGcatgaagaaaatgaattttttgaaG TAGGACCAGAGCCAATGGATATTTCTATAACATCAACATCTCAGACATGTGAAATTCCTAGTTCTGATGTGATGATTTTGGAAGGACATACTTCTGAG GTTTGTGCCTGTGCATGGAGTCCAATAGGACCACTTCTTGCATCGGG TTCTGGAGATTCCACAGCAAGAATTTGGACAATAACAGAGGGGACCTCTAGGTCTGGTGTGCATAATGATTCTCTAAATGTGCTGGTATTGAAGCATGTAAAGGGAAGGACAAATGAGAAAAGCAAAGATGTTACCACACTTGATTGGAAT GGCGAGGGAACATTACTTGCTACAGGCTCTTATGATGGGCAGGCAAGAATTTGGAGCACAGATG GTGAACTAAAGACAACATTGAGCAAGCATAAAGGACCCATATTTACTCTGAAGTGGAACAAGAAGGGGGATTATCTTCTAACTGGAAGCTGTGATAAAACAGCAATTGTGTGGGATGTTAGGGCTGAGGAATGGAAACAGCAGTTTGAGTTTCATTCAG GTCCTACACTTGATGTTGACTGGCGCAATAATGTTTCATTTGCAACAAGCTCCACTGACAATATGATATATGTATGCAAAGTTGGAGAAACACGCCCTATTAAATCTTTTGCTGGACATCAG GGTGAGGTTAATTGTGTCAAGTGGGATCCTACAGGTTCATTGTTGGCATCTTGCTCTGATGATATCAGTGCTAAG ATATGGAGCATGAAGCAGGACAAGTATGCTCATGATTTGAGGGAACATTCTAAG GAGATTTATACTATCAGATGGAGCCCCACTGGACCTGGAACAAACAATCCCAACCAGCAATTGGTGCTGGCGAG TGCATCATTTGACTCAACAGTGAAGTTATGGGATGTGGAATTTGGGAAACTTCTCAGCAGTTTGAATGGACACAG AGAGCCTGTGTATTCAGTTGCGTTTAGTCCTAATGGAGAGTATTTGGCAAGTGGATCTCTTGACAGATGCATCAACATCTGGTCATTGAAGGAAGGAAAGATTGTGAAAACATATACTGGCAATGGTGGAATATTTGAAGTTTGTTGGAACAAGGAAGGTGATAAAATTGCTGCCTGTTTTGCCAACAATACAGTTTGTGTTTTAGACTTCAGAATGTAA
- the LOC118045738 gene encoding WD40 repeat-containing protein HOS15 isoform X1, protein MTSITSVELNYLVFRYLQESGFTHSAFALGYEGGINKCTIDGNMIPPGALITFVQKGLQYLEMEANLTCQSDADVDEDFSFLQPLDLITKDVNELQQIIKEKKKNLHKDREKEKEKEKDKDRDKDKEFEREHERECARVREKERHEREKEKEKDRERLESEKERDKQLEDNSDRRMVTDAEDKHEENEFFEVGPEPMDISITSTSQTCEIPSSDVMILEGHTSEVCACAWSPIGPLLASGSGDSTARIWTITEGTSRSGVHNDSLNVLVLKHVKGRTNEKSKDVTTLDWNGEGTLLATGSYDGQARIWSTDGELKTTLSKHKGPIFTLKWNKKGDYLLTGSCDKTAIVWDVRAEEWKQQFEFHSGPTLDVDWRNNVSFATSSTDNMIYVCKVGETRPIKSFAGHQGEVNCVKWDPTGSLLASCSDDISAKIWSMKQDKYAHDLREHSKEIYTIRWSPTGPGTNNPNQQLVLASASFDSTVKLWDVEFGKLLSSLNGHREPVYSVAFSPNGEYLASGSLDRCINIWSLKEGKIVKTYTGNGGIFEVCWNKEGDKIAACFANNTVCVLDFRM, encoded by the exons ATGACTTCCATCACCTCAGTGGAATTGAATTACCTTGTTTTCCGCTACCTTCAAGAGTCAG GTTTTACACATTCAGCTTTTGCCTTAGGATATGAAGGTGGAATTAACAAGTGCACCATAGATGGCAATATGATTCCACCTGGTGCTCTCATTACATTTGTACAAAAGGGACTTCAGTACTTGGAAATGGAGGCGAATTTGA CTTGCCAGAGTGATGCAGATGTTGATGAAGATTTCTCTTTTTTGCAACCTTTGGATCTTATCACAAAAGATGTGAATGAATTGCAGCAGAtcataaaagagaagaaaaaaaatctgcacaaggatagagagaaagaaaaagaaaaggaaaaagacaaGGACAGAGACAAAGATAAAGAGTTCGAAAGGGAACATGAAAGAGAATGTGCCCGAGTGAGAGAGAAGGAAAGGCATGAAagggaaaaggagaaagaaaaggatagagagaggttagaaagtgaaaaagagagagacaagCAGCTTGAGGATAACAGTGATAGAAGAATGGTCACTGATGCAGAAGATAAGcatgaagaaaatgaattttttgaaG TAGGACCAGAGCCAATGGATATTTCTATAACATCAACATCTCAGACATGTGAAATTCCTAGTTCTGATGTGATGATTTTGGAAGGACATACTTCTGAG GTTTGTGCCTGTGCATGGAGTCCAATAGGACCACTTCTTGCATCGGG TTCTGGAGATTCCACAGCAAGAATTTGGACAATAACAGAGGGGACCTCTAGGTCTGGTGTGCATAATGATTCTCTAAATGTGCTGGTATTGAAGCATGTAAAGGGAAGGACAAATGAGAAAAGCAAAGATGTTACCACACTTGATTGGAAT GGCGAGGGAACATTACTTGCTACAGGCTCTTATGATGGGCAGGCAAGAATTTGGAGCACAGATG GTGAACTAAAGACAACATTGAGCAAGCATAAAGGACCCATATTTACTCTGAAGTGGAACAAGAAGGGGGATTATCTTCTAACTGGAAGCTGTGATAAAACAGCAATTGTGTGGGATGTTAGGGCTGAGGAATGGAAACAGCAGTTTGAGTTTCATTCAG GTCCTACACTTGATGTTGACTGGCGCAATAATGTTTCATTTGCAACAAGCTCCACTGACAATATGATATATGTATGCAAAGTTGGAGAAACACGCCCTATTAAATCTTTTGCTGGACATCAG GGTGAGGTTAATTGTGTCAAGTGGGATCCTACAGGTTCATTGTTGGCATCTTGCTCTGATGATATCAGTGCTAAG ATATGGAGCATGAAGCAGGACAAGTATGCTCATGATTTGAGGGAACATTCTAAG GAGATTTATACTATCAGATGGAGCCCCACTGGACCTGGAACAAACAATCCCAACCAGCAATTGGTGCTGGCGAG TGCATCATTTGACTCAACAGTGAAGTTATGGGATGTGGAATTTGGGAAACTTCTCAGCAGTTTGAATGGACACAG AGAGCCTGTGTATTCAGTTGCGTTTAGTCCTAATGGAGAGTATTTGGCAAGTGGATCTCTTGACAGATGCATCAACATCTGGTCATTGAAGGAAGGAAAGATTGTGAAAACATATACTGGCAATGGTGGAATATTTGAAGTTTGTTGGAACAAGGAAGGTGATAAAATTGCTGCCTGTTTTGCCAACAATACAGTTTGTGTTTTAGACTTCAGAATGTAA